One genomic region from Anabaena sp. PCC 7108 encodes:
- the avd gene encoding diversity-generating retroelement protein Avd: MSDLPIIQKTYDLVKWYVPIINRLPRNHKYLLGDRIITGLYDLLEGLVVARYSQNKLVQLENLNTKLDVIRYQTRLLLDFDLIKTERYEYVQKLINEIGIDLGGWIKQQKSTGRLETASR; the protein is encoded by the coding sequence ATGAGTGATTTACCTATAATACAGAAAACTTACGATTTAGTCAAGTGGTATGTACCAATCATCAATCGTCTGCCCAGAAATCATAAATATCTGTTAGGTGATAGAATCATTACAGGACTCTATGATTTACTAGAAGGGTTAGTTGTCGCTCGTTATTCCCAAAATAAGTTAGTGCAATTAGAAAACTTAAACACAAAATTGGATGTTATTAGATATCAAACTCGGCTTTTGCTAGATTTTGATTTAATTAAAACAGAGCGTTATGAATATGTGCAAAAATTAATAAATGAAATTGGTATAGATTTAGGTGGTTGGATAAAACAACAAAAATCTACTGGGCGGTTAGAAACCGCGTCTAGATAA
- a CDS encoding RNA-directed DNA polymerase — protein MKRHGNLWEDITGFSNLLAAAKQAQKGKRFRDNVLEFNYNLERELFNLQAELISKTYLPGNYKTFYIFESKPRLISAAPYRDRVVHHALCHVVAPIFERTFIDTSYANRIGFGSHRALKKFTEFARSSQYVLLADICKYFPSIDHEILKSIIRQKIKCSDTLWLIDNIIDHSNPQEPVNFHFIGDDLLSPLYRKRGLPIGNLTSQFMANVYLNYFDHFIKETLKINKYIRYVDDFALFADKKDSLEKARLQIEAYLATLRLKIHPVKSQIFRTKYGANFVGFRVLPDRIRVRSDSLRQGMKKRKMMLTDYNQDKINDETLSQSIQSWFAHLKHGDTWRLRENLINSLAIFGEFMI, from the coding sequence ATGAAAAGACATGGTAATCTCTGGGAGGATATCACAGGTTTTAGCAATTTATTAGCAGCAGCTAAACAAGCACAAAAGGGTAAACGTTTTCGAGATAATGTTTTAGAGTTTAACTACAATTTAGAAAGAGAACTATTTAATTTACAAGCAGAACTCATATCCAAAACTTATTTACCAGGAAATTACAAAACATTCTATATTTTTGAATCTAAACCCCGCCTGATTTCTGCTGCACCTTATCGAGATCGGGTGGTTCACCATGCGCTTTGTCATGTAGTTGCACCAATTTTTGAACGCACATTTATTGATACTTCTTATGCTAATCGAATTGGATTTGGTTCTCATCGGGCGTTAAAAAAATTTACAGAGTTTGCGCGTTCTAGTCAATATGTATTATTAGCTGATATTTGTAAATATTTTCCGAGTATAGACCATGAAATATTAAAGTCAATTATTCGCCAAAAAATTAAATGTTCTGATACCCTATGGTTGATAGATAATATCATTGATCATAGTAATCCTCAAGAACCAGTCAATTTTCATTTTATCGGTGATGATTTATTGTCACCTTTATATAGAAAACGCGGTTTACCAATTGGTAATTTAACTAGCCAATTTATGGCTAATGTCTATTTAAACTACTTTGATCATTTTATCAAAGAAACCCTAAAAATCAATAAATATATTCGGTATGTTGACGATTTTGCTTTATTTGCTGATAAAAAAGATTCATTAGAAAAAGCGAGATTGCAAATTGAAGCATATTTAGCAACTTTAAGGCTCAAAATTCATCCAGTTAAAAGCCAAATATTTAGAACTAAATATGGAGCTAATTTCGTTGGTTTTCGAGTATTACCAGATAGGATTAGAGTCCGTAGTGATAGTCTGCGTCAAGGAATGAAAAAAAGAAAGATGATGCTAACAGACTACAATCAAGACAAAATTAATGATGAAACATTATCTCAATCAATACAGAGTTGGTTTGCTCATTTAAAGCATGGTGATACATGGCGATTAAGAGAGAATCTTATTAACTCCTTAGCTATTTTCGGAGAGTTCATGATTTGA
- a CDS encoding trans-splicing intein-formed DNA polymerase III subunit alpha C-terminal partner DnaE-C, producing MVKIITRNYVGKENVYDIGVERDHNFAIKNGLIASNCFNKSHSTAYAYVTYQTSYLKANYPLEYMAALLTANSGDTDKVQKYLNNCMSMGIQIDPPDINRSGLDFTPAEGKILFGFSAVRNVGQNAIAGILEARAEGGEFKSLGDFCDRIDLRAVNRRTLESLIHCGAFDKIESNRQQLIRDLELVYDWAQSRAKDRASGQGNLFDLMGGGFATNNHQQKTNNAFESAPKAEPTHDFPQQEKLRLEKELLGFYVSAHPLKDIKQSSSLLAPINLSQLGEQKENIILCAVVILNNVKKVVTKKGDPMAILQIEDLTASSEAIVFPKNYDRVGSLLKVDDRLIIWGKVDRRDEQTQFIVEDAEPVETVQMVMVELNPQEAGTIEIQHRLRSILKEQSGDKDKAKVPVIGIIQSGNNRQLVRFGKQFWVQDSVTTKQVLQNARFNAHVKQLTDN from the coding sequence ATGGTTAAGATAATTACACGAAATTACGTTGGTAAAGAAAATGTCTATGACATTGGAGTTGAGCGTGACCATAATTTTGCCATCAAAAATGGTTTAATCGCCTCTAATTGTTTCAATAAATCTCACTCTACTGCCTACGCTTACGTAACTTATCAAACTTCATACTTAAAAGCCAATTACCCATTAGAATATATGGCGGCGCTGTTAACAGCTAACAGTGGTGACACCGACAAAGTGCAGAAATATCTAAACAACTGCATGAGTATGGGTATTCAAATAGATCCACCAGATATTAATCGCTCTGGCTTGGATTTTACACCCGCAGAAGGGAAGATTTTATTTGGATTTTCCGCAGTGCGTAACGTGGGACAAAATGCAATCGCAGGTATTTTAGAAGCGAGAGCAGAGGGAGGAGAATTTAAATCCCTGGGCGATTTTTGCGATCGCATTGATTTGCGTGCTGTTAACCGTCGGACATTGGAATCACTGATTCACTGTGGAGCCTTTGACAAAATTGAATCTAACCGCCAACAATTAATTAGAGACTTAGAATTAGTCTATGATTGGGCGCAATCCCGCGCTAAAGATAGAGCCAGTGGACAGGGAAATCTATTTGATTTAATGGGGGGTGGATTTGCAACTAATAATCATCAACAAAAAACTAATAATGCTTTTGAATCTGCTCCCAAAGCTGAACCAACTCATGATTTTCCCCAACAAGAAAAACTGCGATTAGAAAAAGAATTATTAGGATTTTATGTATCTGCTCACCCACTCAAAGACATTAAACAATCCTCATCACTACTTGCACCAATTAACCTTTCACAGCTTGGGGAACAAAAAGAGAATATAATTCTTTGTGCCGTTGTCATCCTCAATAATGTCAAAAAAGTGGTGACAAAAAAAGGCGATCCAATGGCAATTTTACAAATAGAAGATTTAACCGCATCATCAGAAGCAATAGTCTTCCCCAAAAATTATGACCGGGTTGGTTCACTACTTAAAGTTGATGACAGACTAATTATTTGGGGTAAAGTAGACCGACGCGATGAACAAACTCAATTTATAGTAGAAGATGCAGAACCAGTGGAAACAGTCCAGATGGTAATGGTTGAATTAAATCCACAAGAAGCAGGTACTATTGAAATCCAACATCGACTGCGATCAATTTTAAAGGAACAATCAGGAGATAAAGATAAAGCCAAAGTTCCAGTAATTGGCATTATTCAATCAGGAAATAATCGTCAATTGGTGCGATTCGGAAAGCAATTTTGGGTACAAGATTCCGTCACGACTAAACAAGTCCTACAAAATGCTAGATTTAATGCTCACGTCAAGCAACTGACAGATAATTAA
- a CDS encoding RNA-guided endonuclease TnpB family protein, which produces MKTLKFKLYQHKRNRHLKRMINASGVIYNHCIALHRRYYRMWGKHLSCAKLQSHIAKQRKRNPFWQSVGSQAVQDICQRIEKAYQLFFKHNKKGVRPPGFKKVKKYKSFTLKQAGYKFLGGNRVKIGNRVYQLWKSREIEGTVKTLTIKRTSLGELFMVVVVDDCIKSEVEVKTGKIAGFDFGLKTFLTCFSSGDATRTDGTKIESPQFFKQSLNAVKKASKCHSKKLKGSANRERARKDIVRKYEDISHRRRDWFWKLAHELTDRFDVLCFETLNLKGMQRLWGRKISDLAFGEFLQILEWIAKKKNKLVVFIDQWYPSSKTCSCCGHVLESLDLSVREWRCQECQSVNGRDENAAKNIQMVGASTIGLGDVSRAMPAIAV; this is translated from the coding sequence ATGAAAACACTGAAGTTTAAGCTCTATCAACACAAGCGGAATAGACACCTCAAGCGAATGATTAACGCTTCTGGGGTGATTTATAACCATTGCATTGCTCTTCATCGTCGGTACTACCGAATGTGGGGTAAGCATTTGAGTTGTGCAAAACTTCAGTCTCATATCGCCAAGCAGAGGAAGCGTAACCCGTTTTGGCAATCCGTAGGCTCTCAAGCAGTACAAGATATTTGTCAACGGATTGAGAAAGCCTACCAATTGTTTTTTAAACACAACAAAAAAGGAGTTAGACCACCGGGATTTAAGAAAGTTAAAAAGTATAAATCATTCACCCTTAAGCAAGCAGGCTATAAGTTTTTAGGTGGCAACAGAGTAAAAATTGGTAATAGAGTATATCAACTTTGGAAGTCTAGAGAGATTGAGGGAACAGTCAAAACTTTAACCATTAAACGCACATCGTTGGGTGAATTGTTTATGGTTGTAGTGGTTGATGACTGTATTAAATCAGAGGTTGAAGTTAAGACGGGTAAAATCGCTGGTTTTGACTTTGGTTTAAAGACATTCCTCACTTGTTTCTCCTCCGGAGACGCTACGCGAACAGATGGCACAAAAATTGAGTCTCCCCAATTCTTCAAGCAATCATTAAATGCTGTTAAAAAAGCCAGCAAGTGTCATTCCAAAAAACTAAAAGGTTCAGCCAACCGAGAACGGGCAAGAAAAGATATAGTACGCAAATACGAAGATATTTCTCACCGCAGACGCGATTGGTTTTGGAAGTTAGCCCATGAATTAACCGATAGGTTTGATGTGCTGTGTTTTGAAACCCTAAACCTTAAGGGAATGCAGCGTCTTTGGGGTAGAAAAATATCAGACTTGGCTTTTGGTGAGTTTTTGCAAATTCTAGAATGGATTGCCAAAAAGAAAAACAAACTGGTTGTATTCATAGACCAATGGTATCCATCCAGCAAAACTTGTTCTTGTTGTGGACACGTTTTAGAAAGTTTAGATTTATCAGTTAGAGAATGGCGTTGCCAGGAGTGTCAATCAGTTAATGGCAGGGACGAGAACGCCGCTAAAAACATTCAAATGGTTGGGGCATCGACCATTGGGTTAGGTGATGTAAGTCGGGCTATGCCTGCAATTGCTGTTTGA
- a CDS encoding DUF6364 family protein, translating to MKERLSIRVDPQRLEKLRRVAKQKHKTMTQLIEDWIDRLQEEKPS from the coding sequence ATGAAAGAAAGACTGAGTATACGGGTTGACCCCCAGAGGCTTGAAAAATTAAGAAGAGTTGCCAAACAAAAGCATAAGACGATGACTCAGTTGATTGAAGACTGGATTGACAGGCTACAGGAAGAAAAGCCGTCCTAG
- a CDS encoding NADAR family protein, which produces MTIYFYSSREEYGCFSNFSPHGFTLDDLYWTTSEHYFQAQKFIGTPHSEQIRLVKTPKDAARMGRQRNRPLRSDWEQVKNNIMRKALLCKFSSHSDIREILLSTGNQELVENSPIDYYWGCGSDGSGKNMLGIILMEIRDTLRNS; this is translated from the coding sequence ATGACAATCTATTTTTACAGCAGTCGTGAGGAATATGGTTGTTTTTCTAACTTCTCACCACACGGCTTTACTCTAGATGATTTATATTGGACTACCAGCGAACATTACTTTCAAGCACAAAAATTTATTGGTACACCCCATAGCGAACAAATTCGCCTCGTTAAAACACCAAAAGATGCAGCAAGAATGGGTAGACAAAGAAATCGTCCCCTGCGTTCAGATTGGGAACAAGTGAAAAACAATATCATGCGGAAAGCATTGCTATGTAAATTTTCCAGCCACTCAGATATTCGAGAAATTCTCCTTTCTACAGGCAATCAAGAATTAGTTGAAAATTCGCCCATAGACTATTATTGGGGATGTGGATCTGATGGTAGTGGTAAAAATATGCTGGGCATAATTTTAATGGAAATAAGAGATACACTCCGCAATAGCTAA
- a CDS encoding glucosamine-6-phosphate deaminase, giving the protein MPGAKQSFRIDDLLVQIYNSEAEMAQDVAEIAHQYLLQLLQQQDTVAVLLATGNSQVKFLDALIALGGIDWSRTTLFHLDEYLGITADHAASFRRYLRERVEQRVFPKEFYYIEGDTLEPIAECDRYTKLLQAQPIDLCCLGVGENGHLAFNDPAVTNFQDPAKVKLVKLDQVNRLQQVNAGQFPNLETVPQYAFTVTIPMICTAKKIICLAPDTRKAKIVKEILHGSISTNCPASILRKQPQATLFLDVHSANLL; this is encoded by the coding sequence ATGCCAGGCGCTAAACAATCTTTTCGGATCGATGATCTCCTAGTGCAGATTTACAATTCTGAAGCGGAAATGGCGCAAGATGTTGCCGAAATCGCACATCAGTATTTACTGCAACTACTCCAACAACAGGATACCGTTGCTGTGTTATTAGCGACGGGAAACTCCCAAGTTAAATTTCTCGATGCTTTAATCGCTCTAGGTGGAATAGATTGGTCAAGAACTACCTTATTCCATTTAGATGAATATTTGGGAATTACAGCTGACCATGCTGCTAGTTTCCGGCGTTATTTGCGAGAGCGTGTCGAGCAACGGGTGTTTCCTAAAGAGTTTTATTATATAGAGGGTGATACATTAGAACCGATAGCAGAATGCGATCGCTACACAAAACTTCTGCAAGCTCAACCAATTGACTTATGCTGTCTTGGTGTTGGTGAAAATGGACACTTAGCTTTTAACGACCCAGCAGTAACTAATTTTCAAGATCCCGCTAAAGTTAAACTCGTAAAACTTGATCAAGTGAACCGTCTCCAACAAGTGAATGCAGGACAGTTCCCTAATTTAGAAACCGTTCCCCAATATGCATTTACTGTGACAATCCCCATGATTTGTACAGCTAAAAAGATTATCTGCCTAGCACCAGACACACGCAAAGCCAAAATAGTAAAAGAGATATTGCATGGGTCGATTAGCACAAACTGTCCAGCTTCTATTTTGCGTAAACAACCTCAAGCTACTTTATTTTTAGATGTACATTCTGCTAACTTATTATAA
- a CDS encoding DevA family ABC transporter ATP-binding protein, translating into MLPSKFILEVSNLNQYFGKITLRNQILFDINLTMNSGEIVIMTGPSGSGKTTLLSLIGALRSVQEGSLKFIGQELFGASNKKLVEVRRQIGYIFQAHNLLDFLTARQNVQMSLELQQNISEWEARKQSEAMLHAVNLENRVNYYPSDLSGGQKQRVAIARALVSHPKLVLADEPTAALDSKSGRDVVQLMQALAKEQSCAILIVTHDYRILDIADRIIHMEDGRIIKQV; encoded by the coding sequence ATGTTGCCATCAAAATTTATTTTAGAGGTCTCAAACCTCAATCAATATTTTGGTAAAATCACATTGCGTAACCAGATTTTATTTGACATTAATTTGACAATGAATTCTGGGGAAATTGTGATTATGACTGGACCATCTGGTTCAGGAAAAACAACTCTATTAAGTCTAATTGGTGCTTTGCGTTCTGTTCAAGAGGGAAGTCTCAAATTTATTGGACAGGAATTATTTGGAGCCAGCAATAAAAAGTTAGTGGAGGTGCGTCGCCAAATTGGCTATATTTTTCAAGCTCACAATTTACTGGATTTCTTGACAGCTAGACAAAATGTACAAATGTCGCTGGAACTACAACAAAATATTTCTGAATGGGAAGCTCGTAAACAATCAGAAGCTATGCTTCATGCTGTGAATTTGGAAAATAGGGTTAATTACTACCCATCTGATCTTTCAGGAGGACAAAAACAACGAGTAGCTATTGCTCGTGCTTTAGTTAGTCATCCCAAATTAGTTTTAGCTGATGAACCTACTGCGGCTTTAGATAGTAAATCAGGTAGAGATGTTGTTCAACTTATGCAAGCACTAGCTAAGGAGCAGAGTTGTGCTATTTTAATTGTCACTCATGATTACCGAATTCTAGATATTGCTGACCGCATTATTCATATGGAAGATGGTCGGATAATTAAACAAGTTTGA
- the devC gene encoding ABC transporter permease DevC, protein MILNIPLAWLQLAKQKVRFFVALAGIAFVAVLMFMQIGFQDALYASATQLHKNLQGDLFIISAQYKSLTSNQSFSRSRLYQALAFPGVESVNPLYVQFAKLKNPLNGRKYPIYVLGFDPAKSIFNLPEVQENFKLLQIPDQVFFDRAARPEFGPIAQYFQQKQPMSLEIFSYQGLVGYKVKVSGLFSLGPSFGVDGNLMVSSSTFMRIFEGRSAEKIDIGTISLKPDADPQTVLASLSAKLPKDVIIITRKDFIDFEKKYWTLRTPIGFVFNLMVVMGFVVGVIVVYQILYSNVAMHIVEFATLKAMGFKNKYLLIVVFQQALILAALGYIPGFAISIGLYDLAKNVTKLPINMDINKAFSVLISATIMCLVSGFLSTNKLRKVDPAEIF, encoded by the coding sequence ATGATTCTCAATATTCCTCTTGCTTGGCTACAATTAGCCAAACAAAAAGTACGCTTTTTTGTGGCTTTAGCCGGGATTGCTTTTGTTGCTGTTTTAATGTTTATGCAAATCGGCTTTCAAGATGCTCTCTATGCTAGTGCTACACAGTTACATAAAAATCTGCAAGGAGATTTATTTATCATTAGCGCTCAGTATAAATCTTTAACTTCCAATCAAAGCTTTTCTCGCAGTCGGTTATACCAAGCATTAGCTTTTCCTGGTGTCGAATCAGTCAATCCTTTATATGTGCAGTTTGCCAAGCTTAAAAATCCGCTTAATGGTCGCAAGTATCCTATATATGTGCTGGGTTTTGATCCAGCGAAATCAATCTTTAACTTACCAGAAGTTCAGGAAAATTTTAAATTACTGCAAATACCTGATCAGGTGTTTTTTGACCGTGCTGCTCGTCCAGAGTTTGGTCCAATTGCTCAATATTTTCAGCAAAAGCAACCTATGAGTTTGGAAATATTTAGTTATCAAGGTTTAGTAGGTTATAAAGTTAAAGTCAGTGGCTTATTTAGTCTTGGTCCTTCTTTTGGGGTTGATGGAAATTTGATGGTTAGTTCGTCTACTTTCATGCGAATCTTTGAAGGACGTTCAGCAGAAAAGATAGATATAGGCACAATTAGCCTCAAACCTGATGCAGATCCACAAACAGTTTTAGCAAGTTTATCAGCTAAGTTACCTAAAGATGTCATAATTATCACGCGCAAAGATTTTATTGATTTTGAAAAAAAATATTGGACTCTCAGAACACCTATTGGTTTTGTGTTTAACTTGATGGTAGTTATGGGTTTTGTTGTTGGTGTTATTGTTGTTTATCAAATACTTTATAGTAATGTCGCAATGCACATTGTGGAATTCGCCACTCTCAAAGCAATGGGTTTTAAAAATAAATATCTTTTGATTGTAGTTTTTCAACAAGCTTTAATTTTAGCAGCTTTGGGTTATATTCCCGGCTTTGCTATATCTATTGGACTTTATGATCTTGCGAAGAATGTAACTAAATTACCAATTAATATGGATATAAACAAAGCATTCTCCGTCTTGATATCTGCAACTATCATGTGTTTGGTTTCGGGATTTTTATCTACAAATAAGCTCCGCAAAGTAGATCCAGCAGAAATTTTTTAA
- a CDS encoding ABC exporter membrane fusion protein: MVHKDKQSLTKPVGWLSITLAIATSVATVAVSIYSFSRFHFTSKLNSPTPPSISPPKVTAVAALGRLEPQGEIIRLSAPNSEGGGVRVAKLLINKGDKVRKGQAVAILDSYARNLAALEKAKRQVQVAEASLKQVEAGAKQGDIYAQKATIARLEAELRGEIFTQKATIARLEAELQNAETENQRYQKLYQEGAISASNADTKRLRRDTVQQQLNEANASLNRTVETLQKQLTEGEAKLRSIAEVRPTDVKAAQANVESAKASVKQAQAELDLSSIRSPIDGQILKINAWPGEIIGSNGIAQLGRTDQMYVVAEVYETDIKRVRLGQSAVIISDAFTGKLGGTVTDIGLQVGKQNIFNNNPGADTDNKIVDVKIRIDKPTDNQRVAALTNLQVQVIIKI, translated from the coding sequence ATGGTACACAAAGACAAGCAGTCATTGACAAAACCTGTAGGTTGGTTATCGATAACTTTGGCAATTGCTACATCTGTGGCGACTGTTGCAGTATCTATCTACAGCTTTTCACGATTTCATTTCACATCTAAATTAAATTCTCCAACTCCTCCTAGTATTTCTCCTCCTAAAGTGACTGCTGTTGCTGCATTAGGACGTTTAGAACCTCAAGGAGAGATTATTCGTTTGTCTGCTCCCAATTCCGAAGGAGGAGGTGTGAGAGTTGCCAAACTTCTAATAAATAAAGGCGACAAAGTCAGGAAAGGACAAGCAGTAGCAATTCTGGATAGTTATGCTCGTAATCTGGCAGCCTTAGAAAAAGCCAAACGACAAGTACAAGTTGCCGAAGCTAGTCTTAAGCAAGTAGAAGCAGGAGCAAAGCAAGGAGATATTTATGCTCAAAAGGCAACAATTGCTCGTTTAGAAGCTGAGTTACGTGGAGAAATTTTTACCCAAAAAGCAACAATTGCTCGTCTAGAAGCTGAGTTGCAAAATGCAGAAACAGAGAATCAGCGATATCAAAAATTATATCAAGAGGGTGCTATTTCTGCTTCTAATGCAGATACTAAACGCTTGCGAAGGGATACGGTACAACAGCAACTAAATGAAGCTAATGCTTCCCTCAACCGGACTGTAGAAACTCTTCAAAAACAGTTAACGGAAGGTGAGGCTAAACTTAGGAGTATTGCTGAAGTTCGTCCTACTGATGTCAAAGCAGCCCAAGCTAATGTTGAAAGTGCAAAAGCATCAGTTAAACAAGCTCAAGCAGAGTTAGATTTAAGTTCTATCCGCTCACCTATAGATGGTCAAATTCTGAAAATTAATGCTTGGCCAGGAGAAATAATTGGTAGTAATGGCATAGCTCAATTAGGTCGTACTGACCAGATGTATGTAGTAGCAGAAGTTTATGAAACTGATATTAAACGAGTGCGTTTAGGTCAGTCGGCTGTAATTATTAGTGACGCTTTTACAGGTAAGTTAGGGGGAACAGTTACAGATATTGGTTTGCAAGTTGGTAAACAAAATATCTTCAATAATAATCCTGGAGCCGATACGGATAACAAAATAGTTGATGTCAAAATTCGCATTGATAAACCAACAGATAACCAACGAGTTGCAGCATTAACTAATTTACAGGTGCAGGTAATAATTAAGATATAA